Genomic segment of Brachyhypopomus gauderio isolate BG-103 chromosome 10, BGAUD_0.2, whole genome shotgun sequence:
TTATCAGTAATACAGGACATGAGATCCCTCATGAGTCAAATCTTGGCCTCGGTTGTTGCTAACACTTTGCTGTGCTAGGTCAGCTACAGGAacacatgatgtgtgtgtgtgtgtgtgtgtgtgtgtgtgtgtgtgtgtgtgtgtgtgtgtgtgtgtgtgtgtgtgttttcctgttCCTGTAATGCCCTCACCTTGGATCCAGTCCAGCCAAGTGTGGCATAAGCAAATTGGCTGTAGGGGCTGACCACGAGGTCCACTCTAACTGCCCTCCAGCACTCTTCCGCCCTCTGCTCCATCACCCCACCAGCACCTGCCGGGAGCACTGAGCCTTCTCTGGTCTGCTGGAGTTTGAATATGGAGAAGCACCTCTCAAATCGGTCCATGTTATGAGGAGGCCGCGCAGGTCCATCTTTACTCTCCAAGTAAGAGTTCCTTGTTGTTTTCTGATATAACAGCAAACCCTTGGAGATGAAACAAACGAAACATGAATATGTTAATGATTACTATGCAAATCTCAATCAactttaaatgtaaatattccATCTCAACCGGTTAGTAGTAGTTTCTAAACGTTCCAAACAGTGGCAGttgtaaaaactaaaatatgtatatattaacTTGACTACCTGATCCTCCAACCAACTGACAACTTTGGGCATCAGGCCTTCTTCGGTTCCCTCTTCAGGGTGGGTGATGAGGAAGTCCACGTCGTGACCATCCTCCTTACCCCTGGGGGACAGGACCAGAGATCAGCACCATGTGAACTAGATACTGGAATGTGAATGCACAAATCTGTTTAAACCGAACAGACCTTCTGAATCCACCTGCGAGTGTAATGATGGCCCCGGGCAACACCGCATTCACCGCCCTTTCCACTATATCACTGATGGCCAAAGCTTCGTTTTTGGTGACGGGTCTGTTCAGGTCGTCGTAATATCGCACGCCTAACAAAAGCAGAGAGCTTTCCTTGTTGTTTTGGTCtgtattaaaaatgtatatgtGTGCAATGAGAAACAAGTTGGCATGTGGCACATGTCGTGAATACAAACTGTTTTCTAAATAAAACACTGATCTGTGTTTTGTTGTAACGTGTACCTGCTTGCTGGGCACGGTTCAGGTTTTGGCCTGTGCGTAATAGGTCTGCAGGGCTCCTAAGTCCTTCCCTAAACCAGCGATCAGCACTCTTCACTCCCACCCCAAAAACACCAGTGAGTGCCTGGAAGAAGCcaggaaaagaaaaagaacGTCAGAGGAATGTTAAGGAAAATTACAGGATGTGACATTACAAAACTCAAAGACTGGCCAATACGTGCCTTCATGGCTCGGAACTGCTCGGACAGTCTCGTTGACTCCACTTCCCTGGACGCTCCATCCTCCAAAATCTCCTGAAAAAGTGACAATGTTTATATCCGTCACCCATATTCTTCTCGTTCAATTGTGGGCCATATATCATCTCAAAATTAACTGGATCTCCTGCCCAAATTCCCCCTGACCTTTATAACCCTAAGTGAATGCTCTCCCAAGCAAGGGAGGTCCTTCAGGTCATCCATCTCACGCACGGCTCGAGGAAGGGCCTTCAAGACAGACGCAGACCTCCGGAACGCTATGCTCCTGCCTTCGTTCTCCATGAACTCCGCATTTTCCGCCAAGATCTCCAGAGGTTCCTGTGGGTTAGAGCATGCATAGCCACGCTGGTGATTTCACAGCATGTACCTCTTAATGTGGACAGGGCAGATTCTAAAAATATCCAAGAACACAATTAGAGAAAACTGTAGCAATCGTGGTGGTGAACAACAATCAatgaaaagaacaaaaacataaaacacaaaggaACTCACGGTAAGAAATATGTTGTGGTGTTTCAGAGGACTTCTTCTTTGACAAGCATAACTCTTCACTGTAATCACAGAAACGTCTGCAGAGGGCTTTGGACTGGTCTATAAAATAGATTTACaaatcattattttatttattattataaaaatcACATCATTATGTGTCAAACTTGAACTTCACAGAGTTAATATTTAAAGTCAGGCAATAGATGGGAGGAATGCCCCTCACCTTTAGTTTGTGTTTGTCTTGAACTGGTAAAGGGCACCCT
This window contains:
- the polm gene encoding DNA-directed DNA/RNA polymerase mu isoform X4; amino-acid sequence: MGASRKSFLMQLGRSKGFKMEEHYSPCVTHVVSENNTGDEVQTWITNQAVGNDDKSFSSSLHLLDISWLTDSIAAGCPLPVQDKHKLKTSPKPSADVSVITVKSYACQRRSPLKHHNIFLTEPLEILAENAEFMENEGRSIAFRRSASVLKALPRAVREMDDLKDLPCLGEHSLRVIKEILEDGASREVESTRLSEQFRAMKALTGVFGVGVKSADRWFREGLRSPADLLRTGQNLNRAQQADQNNKESSLLLLGVRYYDDLNRPVTKNEALAISDIVERAVNAVLPGAIITLAGGFRRGKEDGHDVDFLITHPEEGTEEGLMPKVVSWLEDQGLLLYQKTTRNSYLESKDGPARPPHNMDRFERCFSIFKLQQTREGSVLPAGAGGVMEQRAEECWRAVRVDLVVSPYSQFAYATLGWTGSKLFERELRRWAGQERGVSLSSHTIYDSKRQCYLPASSEEEIFAHLGLEYIAPGERNA
- the polm gene encoding DNA-directed DNA/RNA polymerase mu isoform X2 translates to MVPLKRRKITKPQATDQHSKICKFNDVAVFIIERKMGASRKSFLMQLGRSKGFKMEEHYSPCVTHVVSENNTGDEVQTWITNQAVGNDDKSFSSSLHLLDISWLTDSIAAGCPLPVQDKHKLKTSPKPSADVSVITVKSYACQRRSPLKHHNIFLTEPLEILAENAEFMENEGRSIAFRRSASVLKALPRAVREMDDLKDLPCLGEHSLRVIKEILEDGASREVESTRLSEQFRAMKALTGVFGVGVKSADRWFREGLRSPADLLRTGQNLNRAQQADQNNKESSLLLLGVRYYDDLNRPVTKNEALAISDIVERAVNAVLPGAIITLAGGFRRGKEDGHDVDFLITHPEEGTEEGLMPKVVSWLEDQGLLLYQKTTRNSYLESKDGPARPPHNMDRFERCFSIFKLQQTREGSVLPAGAGGVMEQRAEECWRAVRVDLVVSPYSQFAYATLGWTGSKLFERELRRWAGQERGVSLSSHTIYDSKRCYLPASSEEEIFAHLGLEYIAPGERNA
- the polm gene encoding DNA-directed DNA/RNA polymerase mu isoform X1, yielding MVPLKRRKITKPQATDQHSKICKFNDVAVFIIERKMGASRKSFLMQLGRSKGFKMEEHYSPCVTHVVSENNTGDEVQTWITNQAVGNDDKSFSSSLHLLDISWLTDSIAAGCPLPVQDKHKLKTSPKPSADVSVITVKSYACQRRSPLKHHNIFLTEPLEILAENAEFMENEGRSIAFRRSASVLKALPRAVREMDDLKDLPCLGEHSLRVIKEILEDGASREVESTRLSEQFRAMKALTGVFGVGVKSADRWFREGLRSPADLLRTGQNLNRAQQADQNNKESSLLLLGVRYYDDLNRPVTKNEALAISDIVERAVNAVLPGAIITLAGGFRRGKEDGHDVDFLITHPEEGTEEGLMPKVVSWLEDQGLLLYQKTTRNSYLESKDGPARPPHNMDRFERCFSIFKLQQTREGSVLPAGAGGVMEQRAEECWRAVRVDLVVSPYSQFAYATLGWTGSKLFERELRRWAGQERGVSLSSHTIYDSKRQCYLPASSEEEIFAHLGLEYIAPGERNA
- the polm gene encoding DNA-directed DNA/RNA polymerase mu isoform X3, encoding MVPLKRRKITKPQATDQHSKICKFNDVAVFIIERKMGASRKSFLMQLGRSKGFKMEEHYSPCVTHVVSENNTGDEVQTWITNQAVGNDDKSFSSSLHLLDISWLTDSIAAGCPLPVQDKHKLKTSPKPSADVSVITVKSYACQRRSPLKHHNIFLTEPLEILAENAEFMENEGRSIAFRRSASVLKALPRAVREMDDLKDLPCLGEHSLRVIKEILEDGASREVESTRLSEQFRAMKALTGVFGVGVKSADRWFREGLRSPADLLRTGQNLNRAQQAGVRYYDDLNRPVTKNEALAISDIVERAVNAVLPGAIITLAGGFRRGKEDGHDVDFLITHPEEGTEEGLMPKVVSWLEDQGLLLYQKTTRNSYLESKDGPARPPHNMDRFERCFSIFKLQQTREGSVLPAGAGGVMEQRAEECWRAVRVDLVVSPYSQFAYATLGWTGSKLFERELRRWAGQERGVSLSSHTIYDSKRQCYLPASSEEEIFAHLGLEYIAPGERNA